From Corynebacterium aquatimens:
GTCTGTGGTCAAGCCAGTGGCGCGCAGGGTGTCGTGATACTCCGCGTGGGATACGGCCGGGCCAATTGGGCCGTTGCGCAGGGACAAAAAGAGCAGCTTCTGTGCGTGCTGAGTCATGGGGGATCAGTCTAACCGGTGGGTGCAGTCGGGCGGTTATCCACAGGGTGTGGAAAAGTTTGAGGGGGGTGTGTCGGGGTGGGAAGTAGCGTGCGGGGTATGGAGTTTGCGGAGATGTTGAGGAACGAAAACGCGCACGCATTTGCGGCGCTGAGCACGTTCGATGCGGAAGCCGCCCTCACTTTCGGCAGGAGCCCGAAACAAGTCAGAGAGTGGGAGCGACTAGCCCGGACGTACTACGGCAACGGCAAGCACGTGCACGGCCACGGCGAAGCGCGGCGCGCGGTGAGAGAACAAGTAATAGCAGGGGGCTTCAGCTTAGAGCAGCTCGCTCTAGTCGAGCGGAAGCTGCAGATGCTTGACGACGAAGGGTCGAAGTGGGCACTACGCGCCAAACTGCTTGCCGCCCGATGCTCCTATGCCGCGCTTGAGCGCAAAGCGAAGAAGCTCGTGCCGACGAAAAAGAAAGCGCCGACGCCCGGCGTGCGCGTGTCACGCTCCATCGAGGGACTACGAAGCATTTCTATCGTGGGCCCCGAACGCGATATCGCGGACTTCGAGCACACTTTGCGCGAAGGCATCGACGAGAATTCGGCGGCGTCACCGCAAATGCTGTCCCGGTTTTTAAGCATGCTGCGCTCCGGCGGCGAAGACGCGCAGGGATCCGGCGCGCAAGGATTCGGCGTCCCCACGACCCGGCCGCGTCCGTTACTCCTCATTCCATTGCCCGAGTGGGTGAAGATTCTCCGGGGTGAGGGCGATGACACGGTGCTCGGGCTTAGCGACGACACGACGATGACCGCCACCGAGTTCATCAACGAATTCATTGCAACCGGCGAGTTTGAGCTCGAAGCTGCGACATTCCACCCTGTCCACGGACCGGTGAATCTCCACCGCGCAAGCAGGTACGCCAATGAGAAACAGCGTGATCTACTCCGGGCCCTCATGCCAGTGTGCCCCGTGCCTGGATGCAAGCATGGCGCGGACTCGTGCCAGTTCCACCACATCAAAGCGTGGAAGAACGGTGGCGAGACGAACATCGACAACCTCACGCCGCTGTGTTCCTATCACAACAAGATCAACGACGATTCTCCATCGTCGCCAGGGGAGACGGGGGCGCGGCCTCGGCGCAAGAGCCGGCGGCAGACGGGAAAGATCATTTCGCGCGGCACTATACCCACCTGGGAGTCCCCCGGCGGGTATGCCGTTCCTAATCTTCAACACGCGAACTACCGGTACGGGGCAATGTTCTCCCTTTTCGGTGGGCCCATGGACACCCACTGAGTGGAAGCGGAGCGGACCTTACACGTAAAGCACTAGACCGGCCGGCGAAGGCGGAGGCGGAGGCCTGCCGGCGATTTGGCGCGCCCAAAATCTCGGCCGAGCGGGTT
This genomic window contains:
- a CDS encoding HNH endonuclease signature motif containing protein, which gives rise to MEFAEMLRNENAHAFAALSTFDAEAALTFGRSPKQVREWERLARTYYGNGKHVHGHGEARRAVREQVIAGGFSLEQLALVERKLQMLDDEGSKWALRAKLLAARCSYAALERKAKKLVPTKKKAPTPGVRVSRSIEGLRSISIVGPERDIADFEHTLREGIDENSAASPQMLSRFLSMLRSGGEDAQGSGAQGFGVPTTRPRPLLLIPLPEWVKILRGEGDDTVLGLSDDTTMTATEFINEFIATGEFELEAATFHPVHGPVNLHRASRYANEKQRDLLRALMPVCPVPGCKHGADSCQFHHIKAWKNGGETNIDNLTPLCSYHNKINDDSPSSPGETGARPRRKSRRQTGKIISRGTIPTWESPGGYAVPNLQHANYRYGAMFSLFGGPMDTH